Below is a genomic region from Betta splendens chromosome 8, fBetSpl5.4, whole genome shotgun sequence.
GAGACGTTTAAAACATTTTAGAGTTTTCAAAATATGTCAACTTTGGCTGAAAACCTAAATATGTGATAGTGGTGTCCAAGCTAAACTCAATGCTTGCTTCCTCATTTCAGTCTGAACATGAAGAACATTAAACTGAGGAAAATAAATGCATACTGAAAGGTAGAAATAGGTATAAATACGATAAAGTTATGCAAAAGAGCCTCATCAACCAGCAGCGTCCTTGGATGTTCAATAAAGGTCACTAAGCTTTGGTGTCCAGTTCAGTATCAGAAGCTAGAACGTTATTTTTTGCCTTCGATCAGGACAGGTAACAGCTTTTATGCAGCAGAACCCTTAGTTCTTTCAGCGACCAACAACCTGAATGCATGAATTCCCACTGACTCCCTGTAAACTCTTCAGTTCAATTCAAAATCATTCTAATTACTTACAAAGCACCTATTGATCACACGCCATCCCGTCACCATAGCAACGTAACACTATGGCCTCAAAGTGCTGATCTACTTGTGGCCCAAGATCACAAGTCAACAGATATCTAGAATAGTAATTctacaaaaagtaaaaaaaaaaggatgctGCAGTAAAAGGCTGAACATTTGGGGAAAATGACGGCTTCTCACAGGATCATCCGACAATTTCAAATTGCGCTTCTCAACTATTTTGGTCATAGGTAAACTAAAAATCATTTTTGTTTAGAGTTAGGGCAACATTGTTGTTTGACAAACGAGACAAAAACAGACAGTGAGACACAAGGAGGACGACTGTCTGCTCTCTCTTCTTCCGAGTACTTATGTAAGACTGGCAGCAAAAACAGGATCTTTCCAGCTATGGGCTTCACACagcaaaggaaacacacacacacacacacacacacacacacacacacacacacacacacacacacacacacacacacacacacacacacacacaaagaacgCACGCCTTTTGGCAACACCTAATGAACTGGATGAAACTGGTTTAAGTCTCAGTTACACAAGTCTGCATCTCCATATGCCCATGAGGGGAGGGGGTTTATATGAGGGGGTGCACATGatggaggatggatggagggaaacTGAACTTAAACAGTCTGGAATCTGATAAGAAGCAGACTGATGTAGAAAATGCAGCAGACGGTGGTTTCTGAAATATAGATATGCCCTCAGTATAAGCAACATATGGAAAAGGACATttgatatataaaaaaatctcAAAGGGCTTCCATTTAGTTTGACCCAGAGGCtctaataaatgaataatatgTGATTCATGACATGATGTGCATTTACCTAATACAAACATTCTCCTATCTTGTCCGTAAAAACGTTTAAGGGACATTCTCTTGAAGGGTTCCAGTGTTAGAATTGTGGTGATGTAAGGAATGAAAAGGATGCACAATCTGGAGCTTTCTCCCTAAACCACACAGGGGTTCAAAACGTACATGATTACACACCCCACCGTCACCACCAAGACCACTGCTGCAGAAAGCGAGTTAAAAGGAGACGTTTAAGCAGTTAAAAATGCATTTGGAGCTAAAGACTGCTTCATTgtttcaaaattaaaaacatgttggCATAAGACTGTACAATAGGAACCattatgtaaaaacagcatGTGCACCATGCAGCTTCAAATGCACCATTAGAACTGTTTGTACTGATTGTGACTACTACAGCTGCTTCTTTGAAGTCAATCTTGTCTGACTTGTCTGACTTACTAACTTGTCTGAACTGAGAACCATCTTAGTAACCTGTGGAACAATGTGTCACAATTAACACATTTGTGTGAGTATACAGATAATAAAGCCTCAAAAAGCAGCGGTTCACAGGTCTATGCTACAGCGTATAACCACACACTACCACACGCTGCCATGTAGGTCTAAGAGAATCAGGAATCAAGGCAGAATTGGCATGCAACTGGTGCCGTCAAGCTGTCACCATGGCGACCGCACAGCCACCAAAGAGAAGGGAAGTGTCAAAGGTCTGTGTGTGCTTtgagttttaaaaaaatcatccagaaacaccagaatttCGCCTTTAGTGAACCTCTCTGAATCGAGTTGTCTACTACACTAACACAAGTCCAGCACAAAGCTCACCAGACCTTGTCTGAGCTCATTAAGTGTCAATAAATCAGGAAATTAAAATGTCCTGATGATTTTTAGCTTGAAAACGTCCGGGGACAGTCAAATCAGCTGCTCTATGGTCCCGTTAACCTGCCGTCATAAATAGGCTGTTGTGTAACCACATCTGTTCTGTGGCGGCCTGTTAATGAACACAGAGCTGAACCGACACAGCCAGAGAGGTGAGCGCTTCTGGAATCCAGCAGCTCTGAAATACTGAACAAATACTGAACAAGCAGGAAATGTTAGTAATCCACATTGGTGTGATTCACCAAAGGAAATGTGGAGCTTCTGGTTTTAATAATCCTCAGATACTTGTACAGACCAAACGAACAACGTCCAGTAGTGAGAAAGTTTATGTGAACTAATTACAGTTTCCTGCTTTGGAAATTGGTCAAGAAACGATTTTGAATTTTTATTAGCCAAGGTTGCGTCAAATCTTAGGGCTGAAACAATTCATTCTTATACTAACGGTTTGTTTGCAAAGCATTATTGGAACGTGCTGACAGGTTTGAGTGGTAGGTTCTGGGTGGCCCAGTGATGCACTGTGGGGGGGTTAAGTCTTGTCTCACTCATGTGCTGCATCATGTAGGTGTGTTGTAATTTGGTGGTTTCATGTGACTGAAAACAATAtactttattaaacaaatattaaagcCTCGGGAACCACAGTGCAGGCTCCAGCTCAGGGATATGATCTGCTGTATATCACATGGTCTATGTCAAATTTATGATGAATAATATTAAAGGTTAAAAATACCTAAAGgtatattattatgaaaatctGTGATGCTTTTTGGtcaatttggaatgttttcatttctaatAGTTATTACTAATGACTAATATCATACTAATAATGATGTTGGCTGGAGAAAGTGAATGTTTGTAAAAGAATTTCGGACTCACTGACAATGAATATAAAAAATGCGACTATAATATGTAacatcaatcaatcaatacaGTTTATTACAGTGAAAGAGTAAATGTCTGACACTGCAACTAATCACTTATCAGAGTTCATATAAAACTGTACAATGTTCCTCATTGTCCTGTTGCTGTGCACTGGTTCACAGCAACAGAAACGATGGAGCGGTTCGAGCAAAAACACTCACTTCATGTTTGAAGAACACGACAGAAGAGCAGAACGGCCTCAtcgctgctgtttgctgtgaccCTGAGGTCTGAAAGCACCAGGTGTCTGTTGACATTCTACAGGAACATTCAAAAGTCCCTCATTGTACAACAGTCTGTGCATCTATTCAAATTTACATCCTatgtcttatcttatcttatgcCAGATTCTTTGAACTGCAAAACCTACTGACACAAGATGTGAACCCAAAGAGCGAAGGTCTGATTAAATCCCTCACTGCTAATATGTTTCCCAACGTGCGGTTTGAGGACCTCCCGAGGGCCATAACTGGGCCTCGAGGGACCCTGGAAGAAAGTAAACAACACACAATGAATGGCAGCGTGCAGAATTCCGGACCACCGTCAAACGAGATTCATTCCGGTGTATTGACAGACAGTGTATTGACATGCATGTTGACTGTGACATgcgcctccctctgctcccgcAATAATAAAACTGGGTCTGTGGTTTGAATCCCGCCATACTTGACATCACACCTCACAACGCGCGTTTAGAGAACCGAGCGTTTAAACTTGGTCACAGACGGTGTCGTTCACATGTTCTCACGCTTCTTCTCCTGCAAAAATCTGGTTCCCACTGGATCCAGCTGGTTCCCCCGCTCGCTACATGTCGGGCATCAGTAACGCTACACTGAGCAGCCCGTCACTATTCTGAGACGGATGCTTCGTCGGCGCTGCGGACAGTCGCGCATCCCGACGCACGCGCACGAACACGCGCGTCAGAGGCGGtcagcggcgcggcgcggaCGAGGCGCCGCGGAGCCGGCGAGGCGACGAGCCgtcggcggcggctgcagcagcacttacCCGAGATCCAGCGACGGCAACGGGACGCGCGCGAGGAACCCTGCGTCACAGGACGGCAGCTGGGACGCAACCCGCCTCAGGTCTCCGGTTTTGTTACCTCGCTCTCCAGGGTGGGCGGAGCCTAAACACTTTCTCTCCACCTCAGTCGCTCACTCTTTTTTTTCAACAAATCTTTATTTGTATATTAAACacataacagtgtgtgtgacaaaCACTTTTTCTTGTCAGAACTTGATGCGCTATTTGTCACATGTACATAGACATAACGCAGTCTGGCAGATCTGTCATCAGTAAATCAGTGACCAGACAGATAATAGAAAGTGTGTTGCAActaaaaatactaaaaaaatcaaatccagAATTGAATGACTTCAGTGTGACATAAAACAATGTACCAGCAATATCAGAACCCTTCTGTAATAACATGCATCAGAAtcacatacaaaacacaaatcagCATAGCGGTAACCATGAATGTGATGTTAAAGGACCAGATGTTAATTATTCCTGCTATTCACTAATTTAAGATCACAAATATGAAATGGAGAGAAAGTCATCTGTCCTTTTGTTGAATGGTCAGAGAGTCATGTCATGCTGTGACAGTGAAGACCAGTGTAGATCGTCCATGAAGGCTAGTGGCTCCATGAGTACAACTTAATTCACTTGTCTGAAGACGCTGGCTGCTCCTCTGACCTTCGTAGATTTATCCACAGCAGGATTCATTGGTTGAGATCCCGGCACAGATTGCTCCGTTACATCCTGGAGGTGAACTCCACTCTTCTCACCAGAGACCTCGTCACTTCAGATATGGAACGACAACCTACACACGTGAAGACAGAGGGTTGTTTGAGCAAACAGTCGACAAAGCATGTGtctatttccattttccatgtgtgtgtgtcttttaccCGACAGTGCCATAGCCAGACGCAGCTCCTCTTTCAGGAGTTCCAGAAGCTCAGTAACTCCTATTTCcccctggacacacacacacacacacacacacacacacacacacacacacacacacacacacacacacacacacacacacacacacacacacacacacacacacacacacacacacacacacacacacacacaacagctgtttCTCATTTTCACATTGGACATaattgatgttgttgttgtgttgcagtcAGTGTTGAGGCCTCAGGGCAGTAAAGCATTCTCTGCTGTAACAGGGTCACTCTTATCTATATCACACGTCATCAAATATCTCAACTGCATATTGAGACTCTCTTTATTACTTGATCATCATGACTGGCTGCTGAGAATGTTCATCTCTTTAGTTGACACTAAAAAAGAAACTTTGGATAATTACAAATAAGAAATTGTCCAGCAATAACCAGAATTCCCTCTATTTTAATAATTAGTTTTACaatgtgcctttattttgacaggACTCCCTAATCCAAACATTCACCAAGTCATGAAGTAAAGGAATGAGAACTATGTCctctcaaaataaaaatatttcacaaaataaaatatttgccaGTTGCAGATTTTACCCACAAATGTATTTCTTCAACCTGGAcctgtttaattttaaaataaattccaaaCGCTATTCAGCTAATATTGAATATAAGTTGACAGTGTCAgcagatctctctctctctaatttTAGATGGGAATATTCCAGCGTCTTCTGCAAACAGTACTTACAGCTcttatgcatttatttattgagaATACATTTTCATTGAGAGAGTTGATGAGTGCTGGTTTACCTGACACGCGAGGCCCCACAACACCGGGCGGCCAATGAAGACGGCCTTTGCCCCCAAAGCTAACGCTTTCAGGACGTCTGTCCCTCTTCTGATTCCTCCGTCCATGTAGACATCACAGCGGCCCTGCACCACTGTGACCACCTCCTCTAACACATCCagctacaaacaaacacagatattTAAAGATGAGTGGTGACCtggtctttatttattttatcactCACTCACCTTAACCACAGGAGCCAGAGTCAGTAATCAGCTCCCTAATATCACAAAATTGAACTAAATAATTCCTAAATGGTACCCAATGTGGATGTGATGATCTTCATTTTTTAGAATAAGATGAGAAAGTATCAGTAtggtctcacacacatgcacgcaccgTAGCAGGAACTCCATCCAGCTGTCGAGCTCCATGATTAGAAACCAAAATGCCATCAGCACCGAACTTCAAAGCCTGGACTGCGTCCTCACCTAACAGCACACATACATCAATTTATGTCACCAATTATAcaataattaaatgttatcTTAACTAGAAGCATGATTAACTGTTTTAAGAATTATATATTAATTGTTACATTGACCCTTTTCCCGGCCCAGGTTGATATTTATAGAGCCATAAATGTGCTCTTGTTCTGGGACCATCTTATTCTCTTAGTAAGTTTAGAGGCTGTGTTTTTCATGTCAAACACTGTCTTCAGGCTCATAGTGACCACATTCCTCCTAAGGTGCTGCTCATTTATGTCACTGAGGGACAACAAAGCCTTCGTGGATGATACAGCTTCTGGTTTTATTGAACTCTATCAAACCTCTGAGTGTTGGGTCATTCATAAAAACATATATGTTGGTTGGACGTAATATATAAATGTGatcaaacacattttataacaGGCTACTTACAGTGAAACACACCAATACACTATAGTAATACAACTCTGTGACACTGGACAGAAAGTAATAATAATCTAAAGtcgacacatacagtattattatGTAATTTGGTTTGTTATTTACCATTCAGTATTCCTTTGACAATCACcggcaggtgtgtgtgcttttttaaCCAGGTGATGTCGTCCCAGCAGATAGTGGGGTCTATGGCTTTAGCAACATAAACGGCCAGTCCACTGTCATTGCCATAGTTTCCCTCAGAGAAAGCTAGAGAGGCTGTAGAGAAGTTAGgcatgctacacacacacacacacacacacacacacacacacacacacacacacacacaaacaaacacacacgttttaGTGGTCTCAAGTGTGACATTTTAAGAATAATGCAGTTATATCAGTTTCCTACTTTAGGTGTGGGGGCAGTTTGAAGCGGTTGCGCATGTCGTCCCATCTCCTCCCCAGGTACGGCGTATCCACGGTTACGAAGATAGCTTTATAGCCCACCTTCTCTGCACGGCGGACCAATGACAGGGTCAGCTCTCGGTCTTTATAGATGTAAAGCTGCATCCACAGGACACCTTCGTTGCCTGTGGAGACGGTCATTGCTGTCATCACGTCCTCTATGGTGGACGTGGCCCAGGAGCTCAGCATCATTGCTGTCCCCGCCGCTCTGCAGGCTGCGTATACACAAAGCACTGGTTGATTTCCAGGTGTTTatcccacagacccacagactcCAGACGACTCAAGATGTATCAGAGTGATCTGTAGAAACTCATAAGTTACATTACTAATTTTATGCAGACATTTCTGTAATTTATGAGATGAGCCCTCACCTGAATGACTTCAGCTGATCTAATAGGAAACTCATATGCAGAATTTACTGCAGATTGTATAACACAAcagctgtgtttttaaatgtaattatccCTAAATGAAATTCTGCAGTCTCAGGTCCCGAGTGTTTCACCTTTCGCAGTGGCCGTCTCCCCCTCAGGATGAGCCATCCTCTGCATCGCTGTGGCTGCGACACACAGCGGCATGCTCAGCCTCTGTCCCAGCACAGAAACGGACAGATCCACTGTGGACACGTCCCTCAGCACCCGAGGAACCAGATGCcacctacagtaaacacacaaacgcaaagATAAAATAACATTTGGGGGAAAAAGTATTGTATTTATACACGTTCTTGAGTTGGGTTCACTAACTGATAGTTTCTGcagctgtagtgtgtgtgtgttgtacctGTTGAAGGCAGCCTCATTATCAGCCAGTGTGCTCTGCTCATTGGCTCCGGAGCGGTAGTAGTCGTACACAGCTTTAGGAAGAATTCTCCTTGCTTCCTTCTcaaagtcagacacacacactcgcaggtCTGACATTGTTGTTCCATCCAGCACCAACAACCACTGAGGTGGATCGCGgcacagctgcacagtgagGATCTGCTGTAATTATTAACCTGCCGGGGGCTTCATCACGCTGAGGTGGGGGTGTCGTAGTTTACACAAGATAAATCTGTGATGAAGGCTAGTACAAACCGGAGACTGTGTGGTCATAAATCTGAACCACGTGTGCTTTG
It encodes:
- the hao1 gene encoding hydroxyacid oxidase 1 → MSDLRVCVSDFEKEARRILPKAVYDYYRSGANEQSTLADNEAAFNRWHLVPRVLRDVSTVDLSVSVLGQRLSMPLCVAATAMQRMAHPEGETATAKACRAAGTAMMLSSWATSTIEDVMTAMTVSTGNEGVLWMQLYIYKDRELTLSLVRRAEKVGYKAIFVTVDTPYLGRRWDDMRNRFKLPPHLNMPNFSTASLAFSEGNYGNDSGLAVYVAKAIDPTICWDDITWLKKHTHLPVIVKGILNGEDAVQALKFGADGILVSNHGARQLDGVPATLDVLEEVVTVVQGRCDVYMDGGIRRGTDVLKALALGAKAVFIGRPVLWGLACQGEIGVTELLELLKEELRLAMALSGCRSISEVTRSLVRRVEFTSRM